One segment of Danio aesculapii chromosome 3, fDanAes4.1, whole genome shotgun sequence DNA contains the following:
- the cyth4a gene encoding cytohesin-3, which produces MKSPCSTASMGTQRKDSFLWGKAPSSFNANDKKQNEVHKHVILDDIKQLRMEIENMMTEIQTMEADDENKNVMRNKRIQCGKKKFNMDPKKGIQYLVDNGLLEWKPESVAEFLYKEEGLNKTAIGNFLGESHIPRTKQNLLYVPSMRRNGSSLCFYINI; this is translated from the exons ATGAAG TCCCCCTGCAGCACCGCCAGCATGGGAACCCAAAGAAAGGACAGCTTCCTCTGGGGGAAAG CACCTTCATCCTTCAATGCAAATGACAAGAAGCAGAATGAGGTCCATAAGCATGTTATTCTTGATGATATAAAG CAACTCAGGATGGAGATCGAAAACATGATGACAGAAATTCAAACAATGGAGGCCGATGATGAGAA TAAAAATGTTATGAGGAACAAAAGAATCCAATGTGGAAAAAAGAAGTTCAACATGGACCCCAAGAAG GGCATTCAGTATCTAGTGGATAATGGCCTGCTTGAGTGGAAACCAGAATCTGTGGCCGAGTTCCTCTACAAAGAGGAAGGCCTTAATAAAACGGCTATTGGCAACTTTTTAGGAGAAAG CCACATACCAAGAACCAAACAGAATCTGCTGTACGTGCCAAGTATGAGGCGCAACGGTTCCTCTCTCTGTTTCTACATCAACATTTGA